The Nostoc sp. 'Lobaria pulmonaria (5183) cyanobiont' genome window below encodes:
- a CDS encoding helicase-related protein: MVITSNVRPKNIGIYIATDICQKGKHRNMVRLEDLTKGTQVQGILPNSIVAIVDAQWHGSDVVELTYKDASGTLGNELVFRDREPTLEIITSGGAWSFTADGANFRLVSEAHRIRLAYLFDPLLAVHTSLVEPLPHQITAVYGEMLTRQPLRFLLADDPGAGKTIMAGLLMRELLIRGDLHRCLVICPGSLAPQWQDELSQKFHLRFEILTNDRIESAVTGNAFAQMPLVIVRLDKLSRNQDLQAKLAQTDWDLVVCDEAHKMSASFFGGEIKETKRYKLGKLLSTLTRHFLLMSATPHNGKEEDFQLFMALLDGDRFEGRFRDGVHVADTSDLMRRLVKEDLLKFDGKPLFPERQASTIEYELSDLEAVLYKRVTEYVREEFNRADALENEGRKGNVGFALTILQRWLTSSPEAIYQSLLRRRERLQKRLRQEEVLRRGSNAIIIEFKQVLDLEDLEDDLEDIPGEEREATEQEVVDLATASRTIAELQTEIKLLEELEQLALPVRRSGKDKKWEELSNLLQNDAEMFNAQGHRRKLLIFTEYRDTLNYLTDRILTLLGRNEAVVNIHGAMGREERRKAQEAFTQDIEVQVLIATDAAGEGINLQRAHLMVNYDLPWNPNRLEQRFGRIHRIGQTEVCHLWNLVAKGTREGDVYLALLKKIDAEQKALGGKVFDVLGKAIAGTELRELLIEAIRYGDQPEVRDRLNQVVHDKLDQQRLRELLEERALARDSMDIAKVQQIREEMERAEARRLQPHFIASFFLEAFTQLGGTLRQREPQRYEISHVPAVIRNRGRQIGVGEPLLLRYERICFEKDLISISGKPLAAFICSGHSLLDATIDLTLERHRDLLKQGTILVDENDSSEGTRALVYLEHSIQDARTNLNGSRRLVSRRMQYVEINPEGNTYNAGYAPYLNYRPLTDEEKSVVEKILEESWLREDLEAKAKSYAIAHLVPQHLQELKQRKEELIAKTMTAVKDRLTKEINYWDHRAEELKMQEEAGKPNAKINSGKARQRADDLQARLMQRLEELEQERRLSPLPPVVVGGALVVSVGLLQRMQGKQQATTAMFARETERVEQAAMTAVMEVERNLGYEPTDVSTQKCGYDIESRPLTPSPSPKLGEGSRRRGEGLRFIEVKGRITGAKTVTVTKNEIITALNKPDNFILALVQVPVAENMEGNCSIHYLRRPFHKEPDFAVTSVNYDWLELWQKGTEPF; this comes from the coding sequence ATGGTCATAACAAGCAATGTCCGACCAAAAAACATTGGTATTTACATTGCTACTGACATCTGCCAAAAGGGAAAACACCGCAACATGGTTAGACTTGAGGATCTGACAAAAGGCACACAAGTACAAGGTATTCTGCCAAATAGTATTGTCGCGATCGTTGATGCTCAGTGGCATGGCTCTGATGTTGTGGAATTAACATACAAAGATGCTAGCGGCACGTTAGGGAATGAGTTAGTCTTTCGAGACAGAGAACCTACCCTGGAAATAATCACCTCTGGTGGTGCTTGGAGTTTCACTGCTGATGGAGCTAATTTTCGTCTGGTATCAGAAGCGCACCGCATCCGTCTAGCTTATCTGTTCGACCCCTTGCTAGCCGTTCACACCTCTCTAGTCGAACCCTTACCCCACCAAATCACTGCCGTTTATGGGGAAATGTTAACTCGACAACCTCTGCGTTTTCTCTTAGCAGATGATCCAGGTGCAGGTAAAACTATTATGGCAGGGTTGCTGATGCGGGAATTGCTCATCCGAGGTGATTTGCATCGTTGCCTTGTGATTTGTCCCGGCAGTTTAGCCCCACAGTGGCAAGATGAATTGTCGCAAAAGTTTCATTTACGCTTTGAAATTCTCACCAACGATCGCATTGAATCAGCAGTAACTGGAAATGCTTTTGCCCAAATGCCGTTGGTGATTGTGCGACTGGACAAACTCAGCCGCAATCAAGACTTACAAGCAAAGCTAGCGCAGACAGACTGGGATTTGGTTGTTTGTGACGAAGCTCATAAAATGTCAGCTTCGTTTTTTGGTGGTGAAATTAAAGAGACGAAACGCTACAAACTTGGTAAGTTACTCTCAACTTTAACTAGGCATTTTTTATTAATGTCAGCGACACCACATAACGGCAAAGAGGAAGACTTCCAGTTGTTTATGGCGTTATTGGATGGAGACAGATTTGAAGGACGCTTCCGCGATGGTGTTCATGTAGCCGATACTTCCGACTTGATGCGGCGATTGGTTAAAGAAGATTTGCTGAAGTTTGATGGAAAACCGCTATTTCCAGAACGCCAAGCTAGCACTATAGAATACGAACTATCGGATTTAGAAGCGGTACTTTATAAGCGAGTCACTGAGTATGTCCGCGAGGAATTTAATCGTGCCGATGCTTTAGAAAATGAAGGGCGCAAAGGTAATGTTGGCTTTGCTTTGACTATTTTGCAACGTTGGCTTACTTCTTCCCCAGAAGCTATATATCAATCGCTGCTACGCCGTCGGGAAAGGTTGCAAAAACGACTGAGGCAAGAAGAAGTTTTGAGGCGAGGAAGTAATGCAATCATCATTGAATTTAAGCAGGTTCTGGATCTGGAAGACTTAGAAGATGATTTAGAGGATATTCCTGGTGAAGAACGAGAAGCAACAGAACAGGAAGTAGTTGATCTAGCTACAGCATCACGGACGATCGCAGAATTACAAACAGAAATTAAGCTTTTAGAAGAATTAGAGCAACTGGCACTGCCGGTGCGACGTAGTGGTAAAGATAAAAAATGGGAAGAACTCTCTAATCTGTTACAAAATGATGCCGAAATGTTCAACGCCCAAGGACATCGGCGCAAACTCCTGATTTTTACCGAGTACCGGGACACATTAAATTATTTGACAGATAGGATTCTGACGCTACTAGGGCGTAATGAAGCTGTGGTAAATATACATGGCGCAATGGGACGCGAAGAACGCCGCAAAGCGCAAGAGGCGTTTACCCAAGATATCGAAGTACAAGTCTTAATAGCTACGGATGCTGCGGGTGAAGGGATTAACTTGCAAAGGGCGCACCTTATGGTTAATTACGATTTACCTTGGAATCCTAACCGCCTAGAACAGCGTTTCGGGCGAATTCACCGGATTGGGCAGACGGAGGTCTGTCACTTATGGAATTTAGTGGCAAAAGGCACTCGTGAAGGCGATGTGTATTTAGCGTTATTGAAAAAGATAGACGCAGAGCAGAAGGCGTTGGGAGGTAAAGTATTTGATGTATTGGGAAAAGCGATCGCAGGGACGGAATTACGAGAGTTATTGATTGAAGCAATTCGCTATGGCGATCAACCAGAGGTGCGAGACAGACTCAACCAAGTCGTACATGATAAACTCGACCAACAGCGACTACGCGAACTTTTAGAAGAAAGAGCTTTGGCACGGGATTCGATGGATATCGCCAAAGTGCAGCAAATTCGGGAAGAAATGGAAAGGGCAGAGGCACGACGGCTGCAACCTCATTTTATTGCTTCTTTCTTCCTAGAAGCATTTACCCAATTAGGTGGAACATTGCGTCAACGTGAACCCCAGCGTTACGAAATCAGTCATGTTCCGGCAGTTATTCGCAATCGAGGGCGGCAAATTGGTGTAGGAGAACCGTTGCTGCTACGCTACGAACGCATCTGCTTTGAAAAAGATTTGATCAGCATTTCTGGTAAACCCCTAGCTGCCTTCATCTGTTCTGGACATTCTCTACTAGATGCCACAATTGACCTGACTTTGGAACGACACCGGGATTTGTTGAAACAAGGGACTATCTTAGTCGATGAAAATGATTCCAGCGAAGGAACCCGCGCCTTAGTTTATCTAGAACATTCCATACAAGACGCGCGGACAAATTTAAATGGCTCTAGGCGTTTAGTATCACGGCGGATGCAATATGTAGAAATCAATCCAGAAGGCAATACTTACAATGCAGGTTACGCACCTTACCTCAACTACCGTCCGCTAACAGACGAGGAAAAAAGTGTTGTAGAAAAAATTTTAGAAGAATCTTGGTTGCGAGAAGATTTAGAAGCAAAAGCCAAGAGTTATGCGATCGCTCATCTTGTTCCTCAACATCTTCAAGAACTCAAGCAGCGCAAGGAGGAACTTATTGCTAAGACGATGACAGCAGTAAAAGATAGATTAACCAAGGAGATTAATTACTGGGATCATCGGGCAGAAGAACTGAAAATGCAAGAGGAAGCTGGCAAGCCTAATGCCAAAATTAACTCAGGTAAAGCACGTCAGCGAGCTGATGATTTGCAAGCACGGTTAATGCAGCGCTTGGAGGAATTAGAGCAAGAACGTAGATTATCGCCATTACCGCCTGTAGTGGTTGGGGGTGCGTTGGTAGTTTCAGTAGGCTTGCTGCAACGAATGCAAGGCAAACAACAGGCAACAACAGCGATGTTTGCCAGGGAGACAGAACGGGTAGAACAGGCAGCAATGACGGCTGTGATGGAAGTAGAACGCAATTTAGGGTACGAACCAACAGATGTAAGTACCCAGAAGTGTGGCTATGATATTGAATCACGTCCCCTCACCCCCAGCCCCTCTCCCAAATTGGGAGAGGGGAGCCGGAGGCGGGGTGAGGGCTTGCGATTTATTGAGGTGAAAGGGCGAATTACAGGCGCTAAAACTGTGACAGTGACGAAGAATGAAATTATTACCGCTCTAAACAAGCCTGATAATTTCATTTTGGCATTGGTGCAAGTGCCTGTAGCAGAAAATATGGAAGGTAATTGTTCTATTCACTACTTACGCCGTCCATTCCATAAAGAACCAGATTTTGCCGTGACGAGTGTTAATTATGATTGGCTGGAGTTGTGGCAAAAGGGAACTGAGCCGTTTTAA
- a CDS encoding type II toxin-antitoxin system VapC family toxin, protein MSFLLDTHILLWFLENDSKLSDWLREVITNPENLIFVSAISAWEISIKQSLGKLIAPGNLEEALRFSRFEVLSMTLAHGIKVADLPLHHKDPFDRMLIAQALVEGLTIITVDQKFKFYDVPLFSDDFG, encoded by the coding sequence GTGAGTTTTTTGTTAGATACTCATATTTTGTTGTGGTTTTTAGAAAATGATTCTAAATTGTCAGATTGGTTACGAGAGGTAATTACTAATCCTGAAAATTTAATTTTCGTCAGTGCGATTAGTGCTTGGGAGATTTCAATTAAACAGTCTTTAGGAAAGTTAATTGCTCCTGGTAATTTGGAGGAGGCTTTGCGCTTCAGTCGGTTTGAGGTTTTGTCTATGACATTGGCACATGGAATAAAGGTTGCTGATTTACCTCTACACCATAAAGATCCTTTTGATCGGATGTTAATTGCTCAAGCTTTAGTAGAAGGTTTAACAATAATTACAGTAGATCAAAAGTTTAAATTTTATGATGTGCCATTATTCTCTGATGATTTTGGGTAG
- a CDS encoding helix-turn-helix transcriptional regulator, translated as MTSNTISWDSIRDEVLADPEVKAEYDALESEFQCAKQVIALRKASGLNQRDFAKLVGIKQPQLARIESGKQVPKIETLAKLARSAGYDVEIRFVAPKGKRSHKVEPLRISAKELV; from the coding sequence ATGACTTCTAACACAATTTCTTGGGATTCTATTCGTGATGAGGTTTTAGCAGATCCAGAGGTAAAGGCTGAATACGATGCCTTGGAATCTGAATTCCAGTGTGCAAAACAAGTTATTGCTTTAAGAAAGGCTAGCGGCTTAAATCAACGGGATTTTGCTAAGTTGGTTGGTATTAAACAGCCACAGCTAGCTCGGATTGAATCTGGGAAACAGGTTCCTAAAATTGAAACTCTAGCAAAACTTGCTAGGAGTGCAGGTTACGATGTCGAGATTCGCTTTGTAGCACCCAAAGGAAAGCGATCGCATAAAGTCGAGCCTCTGAGGATTTCTGCTAAAGAGTTAGTTTAG
- a CDS encoding DUF1156 domain-containing protein, protein MTYRKKLIEVALPLEAINKESAREKSIRHGHPSTLHLWWARRPLAACRAVLFASLVDDPSSHPEKFPTEEEQEKERQRLHDLIGRIENVETRGKSTQTVRGLVSWDDITNTSVVEEAQREIARCLAWEKGDEPPTKREEVTQYLSKHAPPIYDPFCGGGSIPLEAQRLGLEAHGSDINPVAVLITKALIEIPPKFANLPPINSDSRKNSLKTKTWYGAQGLAEDVRYYGQWMREQAFKLIGHLYPKVDLPSSPSPFSQNGRRGTGKGEENTPLSQDGRGDGGEGRATVIAWLWARTVKCPNPACGCQMPLVRSFELSSKKGKEAWVEPTINHSQQPPVISFQVKSGKGEPLDETVSRKGAICICCSTPMPLDYVRAEGKAGRMGAQLMAIVAEGERGRAYLSPTNKDEEIVTSVKPEWKPEVNLPHNPRDFKTPNYGMRTFAELFTPRQLVALNTFCELVSEAREKILSDAVAFEIPDDSLPFCEGGKGATAYADAVATYLAIAVDRMSDYCSSICSWHSSGEKMRNTFARQAIPMTWDFAEVNPFSSSSGNFIGAVNWIAKVVEISPCSTQGFVQRIDATKSDIYAKSIVVSTDPPYYDNIGYADLSEFFYVWLRRSLSFIYPDLFSTIIIPDKERELVATPYRFSGSKQKAKEFFETGLGETFKRMREMAHDGYPLTVYYAFKQTETDDEVSLTEAKGNGDIRASTGWETMLEGLIKAGFSITGTWPMRTELSNRTIASGTNALASSIALVCRPRPETAPSATRRQFVNILKRELPDALQKLQQGNIAPVDLAQASIGPGMEIYSRYSKVLESGGERMPVRIALQLINQTLDDFLAEQEGEFDAETCFALIWFEQHTFNEGLFGDAETLSKAKNTAVQGMVDAGILTAKVGKVRLLRRDELPKNWNPQTDNRLTVWEATQHMIRELQDGAGNQGAANLLSQLGTIGEAARELAYRLYNICDRKGWAAEGVAYNSLVISWPEISRLAAETEEKIPLQVALF, encoded by the coding sequence ATGACCTACCGCAAGAAGCTAATCGAAGTCGCGTTACCCCTGGAAGCAATTAACAAAGAATCTGCCAGAGAAAAATCAATTCGGCATGGACACCCTTCGACGCTACATTTATGGTGGGCGCGGCGACCTTTGGCAGCTTGTCGAGCAGTTTTGTTTGCATCTTTGGTAGATGATCCCTCAAGTCATCCTGAAAAATTTCCCACTGAAGAGGAACAAGAAAAAGAACGCCAACGATTACATGACTTAATTGGGCGAATTGAAAATGTTGAAACAAGGGGAAAATCAACCCAAACTGTTCGTGGTTTAGTATCTTGGGATGACATAACAAATACCAGTGTAGTTGAGGAAGCACAAAGAGAAATTGCTCGTTGCCTTGCTTGGGAAAAAGGTGACGAACCACCAACTAAACGGGAAGAAGTAACACAGTATTTAAGCAAACACGCACCACCTATTTATGATCCCTTTTGTGGTGGAGGTAGTATACCTTTGGAAGCCCAAAGATTGGGGTTAGAGGCACATGGTAGTGATATTAATCCTGTAGCGGTTTTGATTACTAAAGCTTTGATTGAAATTCCGCCGAAGTTTGCAAATTTGCCTCCCATTAACTCTGATTCTCGGAAGAATTCTCTAAAAACTAAGACATGGTATGGGGCGCAGGGTTTAGCTGAAGATGTACGCTATTACGGGCAATGGATGCGGGAACAAGCTTTTAAGCTAATTGGGCATTTGTATCCCAAGGTGGATTTGCCCTCATCCCCTAGCCCCTTCTCCCAGAATGGGAGAAGGGGGACAGGAAAGGGAGAAGAAAATACACCCCTCTCCCAGGATGGGAGAGGGGACGGGGGTGAGGGCAGAGCAACGGTGATTGCTTGGCTGTGGGCTAGGACTGTGAAATGTCCTAACCCAGCTTGTGGTTGTCAGATGCCTTTGGTACGTTCTTTTGAGCTTTCGAGTAAGAAAGGGAAGGAAGCTTGGGTAGAACCAACTATTAACCATAGCCAGCAACCGCCTGTGATAAGTTTTCAAGTGAAGTCTGGCAAGGGTGAACCGCTAGATGAAACTGTTAGCCGCAAAGGTGCAATTTGTATCTGTTGCAGTACTCCTATGCCTTTGGATTATGTTCGTGCTGAAGGTAAAGCAGGACGGATGGGCGCTCAGTTGATGGCTATCGTGGCAGAAGGTGAACGTGGACGGGCGTATTTATCGCCAACTAACAAAGACGAGGAAATTGTAACTTCAGTAAAACCAGAATGGAAGCCTGAAGTCAATTTGCCTCATAATCCACGAGATTTCAAAACGCCTAACTACGGGATGCGTACATTTGCAGAACTTTTTACCCCGCGTCAGCTTGTAGCACTAAACACTTTTTGTGAATTAGTAAGCGAAGCACGGGAAAAGATACTTTCTGATGCTGTAGCTTTTGAAATACCAGATGATAGTTTACCTTTTTGTGAAGGTGGTAAGGGTGCGACTGCTTACGCGGATGCAGTGGCGACTTATTTAGCGATCGCAGTGGATCGAATGAGCGATTACTGTTCAAGTATTTGTAGTTGGCATTCGTCAGGCGAGAAAATGCGAAATACATTTGCCCGTCAAGCAATTCCTATGACTTGGGATTTCGCAGAAGTAAATCCATTTAGCAGTTCCAGTGGTAACTTTATTGGTGCAGTTAATTGGATAGCCAAAGTAGTTGAAATTTCTCCTTGTAGCACTCAAGGATTTGTCCAACGCATAGATGCTACTAAATCAGATATTTACGCAAAATCAATAGTTGTTTCTACAGACCCACCCTACTACGATAATATTGGCTACGCCGACCTTTCGGAGTTTTTTTATGTTTGGCTACGACGTTCTCTAAGTTTTATCTATCCCGACCTTTTCAGTACCATAATTATTCCTGATAAAGAACGAGAATTAGTGGCTACACCTTATCGCTTTAGTGGTAGTAAACAAAAGGCAAAAGAATTTTTTGAGACAGGACTGGGTGAAACTTTTAAACGGATGCGTGAGATGGCGCATGACGGATATCCTTTGACTGTTTATTATGCGTTCAAGCAAACCGAAACAGATGATGAAGTTTCTCTCACAGAAGCAAAGGGGAACGGTGATATTAGAGCTTCAACCGGATGGGAAACGATGCTTGAAGGACTTATAAAAGCTGGTTTTAGCATTACTGGTACTTGGCCAATGCGAACAGAATTAAGTAACCGCACGATTGCTAGTGGTACTAATGCCCTCGCCTCATCCATTGCTCTCGTCTGCCGCCCTCGCCCAGAAACTGCTCCATCCGCAACCCGCCGCCAATTTGTCAACATTCTCAAACGCGAACTTCCAGATGCACTGCAAAAACTGCAACAAGGCAACATCGCCCCAGTAGATTTGGCACAAGCCAGCATTGGCCCAGGTATGGAAATATACTCTCGCTACAGCAAAGTCCTGGAATCAGGCGGTGAACGAATGCCTGTGCGTATTGCACTACAACTGATTAACCAAACTTTAGATGACTTTCTCGCTGAACAAGAAGGAGAATTTGATGCTGAAACCTGCTTTGCGTTGATTTGGTTTGAACAGCATACCTTTAATGAAGGATTATTTGGCGATGCTGAAACCCTCTCCAAAGCTAAGAATACAGCAGTACAAGGGATGGTAGACGCTGGCATCCTCACTGCCAAAGTGGGTAAAGTGCGACTATTGCGCCGCGACGAATTACCCAAAAATTGGAATCCCCAAACCGATAACCGCCTCACAGTCTGGGAAGCCACACAGCACATGATTCGGGAATTGCAAGACGGTGCTGGAAATCAAGGCGCTGCAAATTTGCTATCTCAACTGGGAACCATAGGAGAAGCAGCAAGGGAATTAGCTTATCGGCTGTATAACATTTGCGACAGAAAAGGCTGGGCTGCTGAAGGTGTCGCTTACAACAGCTTAGTGATTTCCTGGCCAGAAATTTCTCGCCTCGCTGCTGAAACCGAAGAAAAGATTCCTTTACAAGTAGCGTTGTTTTAA
- a CDS encoding endonuclease domain-containing protein, translated as MKDVARQFRKEPTPSEAILWQALRNRKLEGRKFRRQQPIGCFIVDFFCAAERLIVEVDGAIHESQKILDQHRQELLECLELRFVRISSELVETNLPATLQIISHAFIPDSPHPPAPSPNLGEGEQEEK; from the coding sequence ATGAAAGACGTAGCCCGTCAGTTTCGCAAAGAACCTACACCCAGTGAAGCCATCCTTTGGCAAGCCTTGCGAAATAGAAAGTTAGAAGGTAGGAAATTCCGTCGTCAGCAACCAATTGGCTGTTTTATTGTTGATTTTTTTTGTGCAGCTGAACGTCTAATTGTTGAAGTAGACGGAGCCATTCATGAATCTCAAAAGATTCTAGATCAACACCGTCAAGAATTACTTGAATGTTTGGAATTGCGGTTTGTACGTATTAGTAGTGAGTTAGTGGAAACAAATTTACCTGCGACTTTACAAATTATTAGTCACGCTTTTATCCCAGATAGCCCTCATCCCCCAGCCCCTTCTCCCAATTTGGGAGAAGGGGAGCAAGAAGAAAAGTAA